From Nodosilinea sp. PGN35:
GGGCTGCGATCGCAGTTTCGCGCCCTTTACACCGACACCGACCAGCTGCCCGAGATAGCGTTTAGCCCCAACCGCTGGCCCCCGCGCTGGGCGACCAACACCCCCGAGGCGATCGCCAGCGGCATTCTGCACACCCAGCTGGCGGGCATTGGCGATTTTATTCAAGCCTGGGAGGCTGAATGGTTCCAGGGGGCGATCGTGCTGACGGGGGGAGATAGCACAGCCATCTATCGCGCCATGCAAAGGCAGACCCCATCCCTGGCCCAGCGCGTCAGGGTAGACCCAGACCTGGGGTTTTGGGGAATGAGGGTCTGCCGTCGGCAGCATCTCCAACAGCTAGAGAGGCTATAGACCGCTGATGCGGCTGCGGTAGGCGGCGGCGTCGGTGCCGACGCCGGTATTGGCGAAGGTGCTGGTGTTGTTCATTGCTTGCAGATTGCTGACCCGGTTGCCGGGGTTGGGGTGGGTGCTGAGAAATTCAGCGGTTCTGCCCCCCTCCAGCTTTTGCATAAAGCTGATAAAGCCCGTGGTGTCGTAGCCGGCTCGGCCCAGGTTGTTGAACCCACGGCGATCGGCATCGTACTCAGCCTCGCGACTGTTGGGCAGCTGTAGGGCCAGCTGTACCCCCAGGTTGACCATGGCGTCCTGGCGCACCCCCAGGCTCCCGGCCACACCGCTGGCTAGAGCCTGCTGGCGCATCTGCTGGAGGGCGTGGCGACCGGTGATGTGGCCGGTTTCGTGGGCCATTACTCCGGCCAGTTCTGCTTCGTTGGCAGCCGCCCGAATTAGCCCGGTTTGGATATAGACAAAGCCGCCCATGGTGGCAAAGGCGTTGACGCCGTTGTCGTCTACCACCTGAAAGGTGTAGGGCAAGTTGGGGCGATCGCTGGTGGCCGCCAGGCGCTGACCAATCTCGTTGATATAGGCGTTGATGGCCGAGTTGCGGTTGTAGATCCGCACCCCCTGGGCCTTGAGCTGGCGATCGATCTGAGTGCCCAGGCTGACTTCATCTCGTTCCGACAAATTGCCCAGCTGGACGTAGCGAATGCCCTGAAAAATTAGGTCAAACAGGCTGGCATGGGAAGGGGTTGGCGTGGCTAGGCCAATGGTGACCGCCATCAAGGTTGCCATCAAGCCGTACAGCCCGCGGCGAAGAAGAGAATTTCTCTTGAGATAGGTAAGAGGAGAAAGCATAGGAGCGCCCCACGTGCTGCTGAGGGTCATAACTACTACCATCTTGCCCCGCTCGGCTACTGACGGCTACAACCAGTGGTCAATAATAATTTTGGCCCCGGCTCTATCTCTGGGCCGAGCCTTTAACCAATCGGAGCCGAAGCGCCGTTGCCCCAAAAGAGCCGGGCTGTGGTTCAATGGTATCGACATTCTCCCGCAGTAAAACACTCACCGCCTCCCTCCGCGAGGGCACCCAGCCATGACTCTACTTGACGCCAAAGGCCGCCTGTTCGGCAAAGTCAGCATTCTAGATGTTGCGGCGGCACTCATTATATTGATGGTGCTGTTTGGTATTTTTTTGTATCCAGGCACCTCGGGGTCAGTGGCTCAGGTGGGGTCTACGACCAAGCCTGTAGAAGTCGATGTCATGGTGCGGGGGCTGACCTCCTCGGATCCAGAAGGCTTGTTTCAAGCGATTCAAAACTCTGAGACCACCAACATCATTATTCGCAACCAGCCCTACGGCCAGGTCAAGGTGAAGAGCGTGCAAAAGCTGCCCCGCAGCACGGTAGCGCCGCAACCCGATGGCACCGTGCTGGCGCTGCCCGACCCGCGCCCTGAACTCAACTACACCATCGACATGCTCATCACCCTGGAAGACAACGCCCAGATTACCTCCACCGGGCCGGTGTTTGGCAACAGCAAGGTCAAGGTGGGCACTCAGATCGAACTGGATGGCGATCTCTACAACTTCAATACCAGCACCGTTGGGGTCAGGATTCTAGAAAACAGTTAGGCTATCGCTCCGCCTCGATTGGGACAGCTCAAACCGGGCAAGCTGCTCTTCCAGACTCGCTGCCAAGCCGTCGAGAGCGCGGCCCATGACAATCAGGGGCCGACTTCCCGTCAGTTAAACCACCCATCTCCCTGCTATGACCGTTACCCCTGTTGCTCCCTCCCGTGTGAATTGGCAAGTGCTGGCAGACCAAGTGCTGGCCGGTGAGGTGTTGAGCCGGGAGCAGGCCCGCGCTGTGCTGGCGGCCCCCGACACCGAACTGCTCGATCAGCTGGCGGCGGCCTACCGGGTGCGGCGACACCACTGGGGTAACCGGGTGCGGCTGCACTTTTTGCTCAACGCCCAGAGCGGCCTGTGCCCCGAAGACTGCCACTACTGCTCGCAGTCCAAGATCTCTTCGGCGGAGATCGAAAAATATCCCTTCATGGCCCAGGAGAAAATTTTGGCCGCCGCCGAACGGGCCAACAGCCTCAAGGCAGGTACCTTTTGTATGGTGATTTCGGGGCGATCGCCCTCTGAGCGCGTCTTTGGTGAAGTGCTCGATGCGGTGCGCCAGGTCAAGGCCCAGTACCCCATGAAAATTTGCGCCTGCCTGGGCCTGCTCGACGAAACTCAAACCCAGCAGCTGGCGGCGGCGGGGGTAGACCGGGTGAACCACAACCTCAACACCAGCGAAACCAACTACGGCGAGATCTGCACCACCCACACCTTTGACGATCGCGTGGCGACGATCGCGGCGGTACAGTCGGCGGGTATGACCACCTGCTCAGGGGGCATCTTTGGCCTGGGTGAAACCCACGACGACATCATCGATATGGCCCTGGCTCTGCGGCGGTTGGGGGTGACCAGCGTGCCGCTGAATTTTCTCATCCCTATCGAGGGCACACCCTTTGAGGGGCGGCAGGAGTTGAACCCGCGCCATTGCCTGCGAATTTTGTGTCTGTACCGGCTGCTGCTGCCCAGCCAGGAAATTCGCATTGCCGGGGGCCGCGAGGTGCAGCTGCGGCAGCTGCAACCCCTGGGGCTCTACGCCGCCAACTCCATCTTTGTCGGCGACTACCTGACTACCCCTGGCCAGGCCGCCCAGGCCGACTACGCCATGATTCGCGACGCTGGGTTTGTGCTAGAAGGCCCCGACGGTGAGGCGCTCGAGCTGCCTGGGGTAGTCGCTTAGTGCCGCAGAGGGCACCGGCCTCGCTGGTAACGTCTGACTAAGGCTCGCTAGATGGCCCTTTGGCAGGAGTTATCCGCTGTAGGTCAGGGGTGCTGCGATCGCGTCACCAGATTCACCAGGCTGTCCACCAGGCGTTGGGGCTCCATGGGCATGATGTGCTCGCCGTGCATCACACTCTGGGTCATGATGAAAAAAATGGTGGCCCCCAGCACTACCCGTGCCGTCGCCTCTGGGTCGGTCAGGTTGAGTTCGGGGCAGCCCTTGAGATAGTCGGTGAGCTGGTCGGCGGCGGGTTTGGTGAGATATTCCACAAAGGCCTGGGCCAGCTGGGGAAACCGGCCCGACTCACCCGCCACCAGGCGCACAAAGTTTTGGTAGTCGAGGTCGTGCAGCTCACTCTCAATGGCGTTGGTAATCACCCGTCGCAGTACCACCTCGGGGCGACCCTCCAGATTGCCGTCGCCCATCACCTGGGCGCATCGCGCCTGGGCCACGTACTGAATCAGCGCTCGAAACAGCCCCTCTTTATCTTTAAAGTAGTTGTAGACCGTGGGCTTAGAGACCCCCGCCGTAGCGGCTACTTTGTCCATGCTGGTGCCAGCGTAGCCATTTTGCAGAAACTCTTGCATGGCTCCCTGCAAAATTTGCACGGCTTTGTCATTCAGCACTGCCGGACTTTGAACCACGCGTGGATACCTTCCTAACCAAGTTGACTCATGTATAGCACTCGACTGCTAAACGCCACAGTAGCCTGGGGCGCTGAGGTGCGTCCGCTTCCAACCTCAAGCGATCGCTCACTCTGGAGCATGGCCCAGGGACTCACGCCGCAGTGTATAGGGCTATACCTTATTTTAGCGGTGTGTGGGCTTTTTTACCAAACCGTTTAGTTTGATTTTGTGGCTTAGGCGATTTTGGGTAGGTCAAAGCCGATTGTCCTACGCTGCACCCGTCAGCACGATGTACCGGTAGATGCCGCCTTGCAGCGCCGCGATCGTGAAGGCCTGCTCGTCCTCGATGGCGTAGCCCCTCTGGCTGCCGAGCGGCTACCCTGTGCTGTACTGTGTGGCGCTTGCGAATAGGCGGCGCTCCGCCAGAGCCATACCCCTGTAGCTAAGATTCCGTAAACCCATGGCCCAGCGCAGCGGTTTGGTGATTAAGCTAAGGTTGCCCCCCGCCGTGCCGCGCCTATGCTCTCGTCGTCTAAAACTAAGACCGCTGCCCTCTCCACCACCTATCGTCTCAGGGGCTGGGTACAGCGGCAAATTAAGCGGGACTGGGTCAAACTCTCCCTGGCTGGTCTGTGGCTGAGCTTTGTGGCGGCCCACGTGGCCACCGACTCCCTGCCGACCCAACTGCTGGAGCGACGCCTGCAAACTCTCTTTTTTGAAATTCGTGGGCCGGTGATAGCCCCCAACGATATCGTCATTCTGGCCATGGACAATGAATCCTTTGGGCAGGCCGAGTACTACCGCACCGATCCCGAGCACTACAGCTATCTGGCCCCGCTCGCGGGTAGTCCGTGGCAGCGTCGGGCTCACGCGATCGCGATCGAACGGCTGCTGGCGGCGGGGGCCAAAGCGGTGGTGGTGGATATTTTGATGTTTTCTGACAGCAGCTATGGCCCTGCCGACGACCAGGCTCTGGCTGACGTGCTGACCCGCTACGGCGATCGCGTCGTGCTGGCCACCTCCGTTGACGATGCCCAGCTGCGCCAGGGCGCACTGGTGCGTCCCAGCCAGCCGTTGCCCAAGCTGCTAAATACCCCTGTGCACACCGGCAATATCAACTTTCCCATTGAGCCCAATGGTCGAATTCACCGCCACGGGCGCGCCTACCTCCATGGTCTTGGCCTCAGCCTGGCCGAAGTCGATGCTGCCAGCAGCCTTGAGAGCGATGTTGACACCACCAGATCCTTTGCGGAGGCGACCCTAGAAGCTGCTCAGGTTGACCATTCGCCCTACCGGGGCGACTTTATCAATTTCTACGGGCCGACCCGCAGCTTTAGCCATATCCCCTTTTGGTATGTGCTGGATCCTGACCCCTGGGCCAACCAGCTTAACAATGGCCGCTACTTTCAAGACAAAATTGTGCTGATTGGGGGCACCGCCAAGTTTTTGCAAGACTTTCACCAGGCTCCGTTTTCAGAGACCCTGCTGCACCCCGAGAAGATGGCCGGGGTCGAAATCTTAGCCACCGATATTGCCAACCTGCGCGACGACCGCGCCCTGCGCCAGGGCATACCCAATCCCTGGCTGCGGGGAGTGCTGGTGCTGGGCGGTGGCGGTGGGTTTGTGCTGCTGCTGCGGCGATTTAACCGCCCTATCGCCCGGTTGGGCTGGACAGCGGCCAGCTTGGGCAGCTGGTTTTGGGTGAGCTACGGAGCGTTTGTGGGCCTGGGCCTGCTGCTGCCCGCCGGGGCACCCATCGTGGGTCTAATGGTGCTGGGCGGCACCTATATCGTGGCCGACATCGTCACCGAGCAGCTGCGCAAACAGCGCCTGCGCCAAACCCTGGAGCAATACGTCACCTCTCCCATTGTGCAGGAGATCATCAGTCAGCAAGAGGACCTGCAAGACCTGCTGAGGCTGCGGGAGGCGGAGGTAATTGGCCTGCTGCTGGCCAACCGCTACCGGATTGTGCGGCTGCTGGGGTCGGGGGGGTTTGGCGAAACCTACGTGGCCGAAGATACCCAGCGCCCCGGCTCGCCCATTTGTGTTGTCAAGCAGCTGCGGATTATCAGCAACGATCCGAGGGCGCACCGCCTGGGTAAGCGCTTTTTTGAGGGTGAGGCTGAAACCCTCGAAAAGCTGGGCCACCATCCCCAAATTCCGCGACTGCTCGCCTATTTTGAGGCTCAGAACTCTTTTTACCTGGTTGAAGAGATGATTGAGGGCCGCCTGCTCAAGGATGAGCTGGCCTCTCGCCGCCCAATGCCCCAGGCCTACGTGCTCGATCTGCTGTTGGGGCTGCTGCCCGTGGTGGCCTTTGTCCACAACCAGGGGGTAATTCACCGCGACATCAAGCCGTCGAACATTATTCGCCGCGAAGCCGATGGGCAGCTGGTGCTGATCGACTTTGGTGCGGTGAAGCTCATTTCCAACAAGCTGGCGGATACGGGGGTAAATCTCACCTCTACGTCTACTATTGGGGTTGGCACCCAAGGCTACATGCCCAGTGAGCAGTCCGCCGGGTTGCCCAAGTTTGGCAGCGACCTCTACGCCCTGGGCATTACCGCCGTTGAGGCGCTGACCGGCATTCCGGCCTATGCCCTGCGCCGCGATGTCAACGGCGAACTGCTCTGGCGGCACGAGGCCCCCCACCTCGACCCTAAGTTTGGCGATATTGTCACCCGGCTGGTGCTCTACGACTTCACCGATCGCTACCAGCGGGCCGAGGAAGTGCTAGCTGACCTCAGCGGGGTTGAAATGGTGGTGCGATCGCAGCCGCAGCTCGAAACCCTGACCGCCAGTGGCGGGTCATCAGACCTTGGCATCCCCCCCTACGGCGTGCGCATCGACAGCGTCGCTACCGACAGTCTGGATGATCCCGAGGCGGCCACCGACTCCACGCGCATGCTGCCCGGCGACTGGTTTGTTACCGCTGGCGAAGACTCCACCAGCGAGGCTGATCCTCGCAGGACAGAGACCGACGCCTAGCCCAGTTTCCCTAGGCACCGGGCCGAGGGATGGTGATGTCAATCGGGGTCACAGCAGTGTTGGGGGCTAGAACCTCAAGGCCGGGCTGAATTTGCGCCGGATTGCCGACCACTAAAATGACCAGCTGATCTGGGCTGAGTCGGGCCTGGGCTGCTGCCTGTACCTGGGCTACCGTCGCTGCGCGCACCTGGTCTTGAAACTGAAAGACAAAGTCTTGGGGGTAGTCGTAGTACTCATAGCGAATTAGCCGAGCCAGGGTTTGACTGGGGCTTTGGAAATTAAACACAAAGCTGTTGAGCACGGCATCCTGGGCTTGTCCCAGCTCCAGCTCAGTGATCGGGGCGGAGCGGATGCGGTTGATCTCGGCTAGGGTTGACCGAATAAAGGGCACTGTGGCCTCAGAACGGGTTTGACCACCGCCGACGAAGAGCCCTGGGTGGTCATAGCGCGGCGACCAGAAGGCGTAGACCGAGTAGGCCAACCCCTGGCGCGATCGCACTTCATTAAACAGTCGACCGCTAAAGCCATTTAGTACCTCATTCATCACCGCCAGGGCCGCATGGTCGGGGTAGTCTAGCTGCCCACCCAGGTGGCCCAGCTGAATGTAGCTCTGGGTAAGCTGCGGCTGCGACACCATGAACACACCGGCCCTGGCCTGCTCTACCGGTGGCAAGGTGTTGTTGAGGGCGGCTCCGGTGCCCCGCCACCCGCCAAAATAATCAGCAATCCACCGCTTCATTTGGGCACTGTCAAAGTCGCCTACAATGCCCAAAATAGTTTGCTCAGGGCGAATCGAAGCCCGGTAAAACTGCTCAATATCCTCCCGCTCAATGGCCGTCAGGGTGGCGTACTCAACGGTGCGGGCGTAGGGGCTGTCGGCCCCGTACACCAGCTTGCGAAACTCGCGACTGGTAATGCCGTCGGGATTGTCGTTGCGGCGGGCAATGCTGCCGCTGTACTGCTGCCTGAGCAGCTCAATCTTGTCGTCGGCAAAGGCGGGGCGCTGCACCACGTCGGCAAACAGCGCAAACACCGCCGCCGTATCTTCGCTCAGGGCGCTAAAGCTGGCGCTGCCTTCACTGGTGTCAATGCCGGTCTCAATGGCGGCAGCCCGCTGCTCCAGCTCCTGGTTGAGGGCATCGGCATCCAGGCGAGTTGTGCCGCCCAAACGCATGGCCTCCCCGGTGAGATTGGCCAGTCCCACCTTGTCTCCAGGTTCAAACCGAGCCCCGGTGCGAAAGGTAGCGCTGCCGCTCACCAGCGGCAGCTCGTGGTCTTCCAGCAGGTACACCACCAGGCCGTTGGGCAGCTCGTAGCGCTCGTAGGCCGGAATCTCAATATCGCGCAGGGGCGGAAATTCTAGCTCGTCGTAGTGGCGCGGGGTCAGGGCATTAGCTGAGGGTTGCCAACTCAGCAGCAACACCCCCAATAGCCCAGCCAGGGCCAGCAGCGGCATTACCCCCCGCCGTAGGGTGCGGCGGGTACCCATAAACCAGCTGTTCACGTTCATTGCTGTGATTTCCAATACCGTAGGTCTAAACAGGTGTAAGTGTTGCTGGTGGCTTGCGTCAGCCACTCCTCTGGCCCGGCCACTGCTTGGGATTGGCCTCATGCTGCTGGGCTACTCCGCCGCCGGAGCCTGCACCAGCTTGCCAACGGTGCGACCCTCAGGCCGAAACAGAGTCTGGGCCACGCGCTGAATGTCTGCCGCCGACACCGCTTCAATAGCCCTGAGGTTATTGAAAACGTTGCGCCAGTCGCCGGTTTTAGCCTGGTACTCGGCCAGCAGCGAGGCCATCCCGCTGTTGGAAGCTAGACTTTGCAGCAGTCCGGCCCGCGCCTGGGTTTTAACCCGCTCTAGTTCTTCAGGGCTGACCGGGGCCTGCTGAAGCCGCTCTAGCTCCTGGGCAAAGAGCGCGCCAATTTCGTCAGGGGTATGGCCGGGGGCCGTGAGGCCATAGATCAAGAAGATATTGTCGTAGCGATCGCCCGGAAACCCATTCAAACTGCCGATATCTAGCGCAATGCGCGCCTCGTCAACGGCGGTTTTGTAAATTCTAGAGGTACGTCCCCCCACCAGCAGGCTCTCGATCATGCCGTAGATGACGTGGTCGGGGTGGCGCAGGCTGGGCCGATGGTAACCCTCCAGGTACCAGGGCTCTGAGGGCAGCGCCAGCGTAAACTCCCTGGCGGCGGTCTGCTCCGGCTCGTCAATGGTGGGCTCAGGCGGCACTGCCCGAGGGGCATAGCGGCCAAAGTAAACCTCCGCCAGGCGCTGCACTTCGCCGGGGTCAACGTCGCCCACCACCACTGCCGTCAGATTGGCGGGACCGTAGTAGGTGTCATAAAAGGTCTGAATGTCGTCGCGGGTGGCGACAAACAGGTCATCCTGATAGCCAATGACCGGGCGGCGGTAGGGATGACTGACAAAAGCCTCCTCCAAAAACCGCTCGATCATGGTGCCAATCGGAGAGTTATCTACCCGCATGCGGCGTTCTTCGAGAATGACGTCTTTTTCTTCGTAAAACTCCCGAAATACCGGGTCGAGAAACCGCTCCGACTCCAGCGACATCCACAGCTCTAGCTTATTTGCGGGCAGGCTGTAAAAGTAGCGAGTTTCATCGGCAGAGGTAGTGGCATTGAGGCCAACTCCGCCTGCCTGCTGAATAATCTGGCCGTACTGGTTTTGCTCTACAAAACTGGCGGCTTCCTGTTGCAGCGCGCTCAGCTCCTCCTGAAGCCGAGCGGTTTTGGCGGTATCCGCTGCGGATTGAGCGGCCAACAGTTGGTCAAATACCTCGTCTAGCTGGGCCATCACCCGCTGCTCGGCAGCAAAGTCTTTGGTGCCAATGCGGCTGGTGCCCTTAAAGGCCAGGTGCTCTAGGTAGTGGGCCACGCCGGTTTTGCCATCGGTCTCATCTACCGCTCCCACATTGGCGTGGATCATAAACGACACTACCGGAGCCTGGTGCCGCTCCAGCACAATGAATTTCATGTCGTTGTCGAGGGTGAATTCAGTGACGGCCTCCTCAACCCGGTCGAGGTAGGGTTGAATGGTCTGGGCCGTGTGTAGCGGTTCCCTCGCCGCGGCTGGGGCCACCGGCCACCATAGCCAAAGGCTGACCACCGCCAGCAATCCCACCAGGAGGGGACGCAAGCGTTGTCTCGATCCTGCCCATAGACCTTGGCCCGTCGGCGGTGTTCCATTCATAAGCGCACTCAAACAGGATGGGTTTAACTCCGACCTTCAGGATAGTTGAGTCTCCCGGGCAATGACCATACTCTGGGCTCTCAGCCCTGGGGTCGGCGAAGCCTAGGCTAAAGACAGTTGTCAAAGCCTCAAATCCTGGGTAGAGTTCCCATAGATCTGGGTTTATAACCCTGGGGTTGGGTCAGTCAAAAATCCACACAAGGGGTTAGGCGTTGACACAGGCAGCGGACAGCTCAAACCTGAAACAGTGGGCCCAGCGGGCTCTGGCAGCGACGTTTTTGGCGGGCCAGGTGGTAATTCACCTGATTTCTCGCCCGGTACATCGGCGCAACACCCTAGAGCAAATGGCAGCGGTAGGCCCCGAGTCACTGCTCATTGCCCTGATTACCGCGACCTTTGTGGGCATGGTGTTTACCATCCAGGTCACGCGAGAATTTCTGAGCTTTGGGGCTGGGGCGGCGGTGGGCGGTGTCCTGGCCCTCACTCTGGCGCGCGAGCTAGGCCCAGTGCTCACGGCGGTCATTATTGCCGGTCGAGTGGGGTCGGCCTTTGCCGCCGAGATTGGCACCATGCGCGTCACAGAGCAGATCGACGCGCTGCAAATTCTCAAAACTGACCCAATTGACTATCTGGTAATTCCTCGGGTGATTGCCTGTGCCCTCATGCTGCCACTGCTCAATGTACTGTCTTTCATTACCGGCATGACCGGTGGACTGCTGATTGCCACCAACCAGTACGGCATCTCCGTCTCGGTCTTTCTAGACTCTGCCAAAAACTTCCTGTCGATCTGGGATCTGGTGAGTTCGCTAATCAAGGCATTTTTCTTTGGCATTTTGATTGCCATTATCGGCACCAGCTGGGGATTGACCACGACCGGTGGTGCTAAAGGGGTGGGTCAATCGACAACCACGGCGGTGGTAACGGCACTGCTGGCTATTTTCATCAGCAACTTCTTCCTCTCGTGGGCTATGTTCCAGGGCACTGGCAGTGCCGTTATGAGCAATTTTTAGCCCCGATCCCGGCCCGGTGTCTCCCCAGTGCCAGGGATGAATTCTCTTATACTTTAAGTAGTTCTTACCCCTAGTCAACCGTGACCTCCACCCCCACCGCCACCGATACCGATTTGTCTCCCAGCTACCGCATTCCTCTAGCTGTAATTGGCATAGGGATGCTGCTGGCGCTGGCAAACATTTGGCTGGGGGCGCTGGTGGGCCTCTTTGGGGTGTTTTTGCTGGTGCAGACCCTGACCTTAACCCTGCGCTTTACCGACAGTGCCCTAGAGGTCTACCGCCGCGACACCATGATCCGGCAATTCCCTTACGCAGACTGGCAGCACTGGGAGATTTTTTGGTCACCAGTACCGGTGCTGTTTTACTTTCGTGAGGTCAACAGCATTCACTTTTTGCCCATTTTATTTGACCCCAGCACCCTGCGCGCCTGCCTTGAAACCCACTGCGCGATGGCCCAGACCCCAGAGTGACGGGCACCGGGGGCCAACTTAGCCCTCATCTGATAGGCTGACAACGGGGTCTAAGGGAGCCGGTTATGACCGCAGAGGAGCTATCGAAATCAAATTTGGGGCCGGAGAGCAGCAGCGGGGGCAGCGGTAGACCCGAGGCAAGTGCTTCGCTGGGCTCCGCCGAACCCGTTGTCAAGTCGGACTGGAGTACCCGCATCGATGCCCTGCGCCAGCAGGAGGCCGACCTCAAGCGCAGTATTGCCGATCTGCAAGCCACCTACAACCGTCTGACTCAGGATCAGTTTCAAAAAATTCAGGCCGATGTGGGTCGCATGGTGCAGCAGGGCACCGCAGACCTGGAGCAGCGCAAGCGTACCCTGCAAAAAGAAATCGAAACCCTGGAACGTCGCCAAGAGCGCATTCAAGCCGAAATGCGCACTACCTTTGCAGGGGCATCTCAAGATTTAGCGGTGCGGGTGCAGGGCTTCAAGGA
This genomic window contains:
- a CDS encoding TetR/AcrR family transcriptional regulator — translated: MVQSPAVLNDKAVQILQGAMQEFLQNGYAGTSMDKVAATAGVSKPTVYNYFKDKEGLFRALIQYVAQARCAQVMGDGNLEGRPEVVLRRVITNAIESELHDLDYQNFVRLVAGESGRFPQLAQAFVEYLTKPAADQLTDYLKGCPELNLTDPEATARVVLGATIFFIMTQSVMHGEHIMPMEPQRLVDSLVNLVTRSQHP
- the bioB gene encoding biotin synthase BioB, translating into MTVTPVAPSRVNWQVLADQVLAGEVLSREQARAVLAAPDTELLDQLAAAYRVRRHHWGNRVRLHFLLNAQSGLCPEDCHYCSQSKISSAEIEKYPFMAQEKILAAAERANSLKAGTFCMVISGRSPSERVFGEVLDAVRQVKAQYPMKICACLGLLDETQTQQLAAAGVDRVNHNLNTSETNYGEICTTHTFDDRVATIAAVQSAGMTTCSGGIFGLGETHDDIIDMALALRRLGVTSVPLNFLIPIEGTPFEGRQELNPRHCLRILCLYRLLLPSQEIRIAGGREVQLRQLQPLGLYAANSIFVGDYLTTPGQAAQADYAMIRDAGFVLEGPDGEALELPGVVA
- a CDS encoding M48 family metallopeptidase; amino-acid sequence: MATLMAVTIGLATPTPSHASLFDLIFQGIRYVQLGNLSERDEVSLGTQIDRQLKAQGVRIYNRNSAINAYINEIGQRLAATSDRPNLPYTFQVVDDNGVNAFATMGGFVYIQTGLIRAAANEAELAGVMAHETGHITGRHALQQMRQQALASGVAGSLGVRQDAMVNLGVQLALQLPNSREAEYDADRRGFNNLGRAGYDTTGFISFMQKLEGGRTAEFLSTHPNPGNRVSNLQAMNNTSTFANTGVGTDAAAYRSRISGL
- a CDS encoding pitrilysin family protein, with protein sequence MNGTPPTGQGLWAGSRQRLRPLLVGLLAVVSLWLWWPVAPAAAREPLHTAQTIQPYLDRVEEAVTEFTLDNDMKFIVLERHQAPVVSFMIHANVGAVDETDGKTGVAHYLEHLAFKGTSRIGTKDFAAEQRVMAQLDEVFDQLLAAQSAADTAKTARLQEELSALQQEAASFVEQNQYGQIIQQAGGVGLNATTSADETRYFYSLPANKLELWMSLESERFLDPVFREFYEEKDVILEERRMRVDNSPIGTMIERFLEEAFVSHPYRRPVIGYQDDLFVATRDDIQTFYDTYYGPANLTAVVVGDVDPGEVQRLAEVYFGRYAPRAVPPEPTIDEPEQTAAREFTLALPSEPWYLEGYHRPSLRHPDHVIYGMIESLLVGGRTSRIYKTAVDEARIALDIGSLNGFPGDRYDNIFLIYGLTAPGHTPDEIGALFAQELERLQQAPVSPEELERVKTQARAGLLQSLASNSGMASLLAEYQAKTGDWRNVFNNLRAIEAVSAADIQRVAQTLFRPEGRTVGKLVQAPAAE
- a CDS encoding serine/threonine-protein kinase is translated as MLSSSKTKTAALSTTYRLRGWVQRQIKRDWVKLSLAGLWLSFVAAHVATDSLPTQLLERRLQTLFFEIRGPVIAPNDIVILAMDNESFGQAEYYRTDPEHYSYLAPLAGSPWQRRAHAIAIERLLAAGAKAVVVDILMFSDSSYGPADDQALADVLTRYGDRVVLATSVDDAQLRQGALVRPSQPLPKLLNTPVHTGNINFPIEPNGRIHRHGRAYLHGLGLSLAEVDAASSLESDVDTTRSFAEATLEAAQVDHSPYRGDFINFYGPTRSFSHIPFWYVLDPDPWANQLNNGRYFQDKIVLIGGTAKFLQDFHQAPFSETLLHPEKMAGVEILATDIANLRDDRALRQGIPNPWLRGVLVLGGGGGFVLLLRRFNRPIARLGWTAASLGSWFWVSYGAFVGLGLLLPAGAPIVGLMVLGGTYIVADIVTEQLRKQRLRQTLEQYVTSPIVQEIISQQEDLQDLLRLREAEVIGLLLANRYRIVRLLGSGGFGETYVAEDTQRPGSPICVVKQLRIISNDPRAHRLGKRFFEGEAETLEKLGHHPQIPRLLAYFEAQNSFYLVEEMIEGRLLKDELASRRPMPQAYVLDLLLGLLPVVAFVHNQGVIHRDIKPSNIIRREADGQLVLIDFGAVKLISNKLADTGVNLTSTSTIGVGTQGYMPSEQSAGLPKFGSDLYALGITAVEALTGIPAYALRRDVNGELLWRHEAPHLDPKFGDIVTRLVLYDFTDRYQRAEEVLADLSGVEMVVRSQPQLETLTASGGSSDLGIPPYGVRIDSVATDSLDDPEAATDSTRMLPGDWFVTAGEDSTSEADPRRTETDA
- a CDS encoding DUF3119 family protein, whose translation is MTSTPTATDTDLSPSYRIPLAVIGIGMLLALANIWLGALVGLFGVFLLVQTLTLTLRFTDSALEVYRRDTMIRQFPYADWQHWEIFWSPVPVLFYFREVNSIHFLPILFDPSTLRACLETHCAMAQTPE
- a CDS encoding DUF4330 domain-containing protein codes for the protein MTLLDAKGRLFGKVSILDVAAALIILMVLFGIFLYPGTSGSVAQVGSTTKPVEVDVMVRGLTSSDPEGLFQAIQNSETTNIIIRNQPYGQVKVKSVQKLPRSTVAPQPDGTVLALPDPRPELNYTIDMLITLEDNAQITSTGPVFGNSKVKVGTQIELDGDLYNFNTSTVGVRILENS
- a CDS encoding MlaE family lipid ABC transporter permease subunit; its protein translation is MTQAADSSNLKQWAQRALAATFLAGQVVIHLISRPVHRRNTLEQMAAVGPESLLIALITATFVGMVFTIQVTREFLSFGAGAAVGGVLALTLARELGPVLTAVIIAGRVGSAFAAEIGTMRVTEQIDALQILKTDPIDYLVIPRVIACALMLPLLNVLSFITGMTGGLLIATNQYGISVSVFLDSAKNFLSIWDLVSSLIKAFFFGILIAIIGTSWGLTTTGGAKGVGQSTTTAVVTALLAIFISNFFLSWAMFQGTGSAVMSNF
- a CDS encoding pitrilysin family protein, translated to MNVNSWFMGTRRTLRRGVMPLLALAGLLGVLLLSWQPSANALTPRHYDELEFPPLRDIEIPAYERYELPNGLVVYLLEDHELPLVSGSATFRTGARFEPGDKVGLANLTGEAMRLGGTTRLDADALNQELEQRAAAIETGIDTSEGSASFSALSEDTAAVFALFADVVQRPAFADDKIELLRQQYSGSIARRNDNPDGITSREFRKLVYGADSPYARTVEYATLTAIEREDIEQFYRASIRPEQTILGIVGDFDSAQMKRWIADYFGGWRGTGAALNNTLPPVEQARAGVFMVSQPQLTQSYIQLGHLGGQLDYPDHAALAVMNEVLNGFSGRLFNEVRSRQGLAYSVYAFWSPRYDHPGLFVGGGQTRSEATVPFIRSTLAEINRIRSAPITELELGQAQDAVLNSFVFNFQSPSQTLARLIRYEYYDYPQDFVFQFQDQVRAATVAQVQAAAQARLSPDQLVILVVGNPAQIQPGLEVLAPNTAVTPIDITIPRPGA